In Populus alba chromosome 1, ASM523922v2, whole genome shotgun sequence, a single window of DNA contains:
- the LOC118063345 gene encoding cytochrome P450 94B3 — translation MAMWAYITRLEKNYPQTRLYSHHPPFSFSLHAQMANPMSLFVLQVLSFLLLYILLLYLFNVILGRFRRVQDFSGHKPPTYPIIGCLISFYKNRGRLLDWYTELLAESATNTIVVHRLGARRTIVTANPKNVEYMLKTNFNNFPKGQPFTEILGDFLGYGIFNVDGELWRAQRKFASHEFSAKSLREFFMITLEEEVEKGLLPILESLAVTAEVVDLQELLRRFAFNMVLKVSLGIDRCCLDPSQPVPPLTRAFDKASEICAKRGAAPLFIVWKMKKWLGIGSERQLKNAVEEVHRYVSEIIINKKRMIEEGESRSEDLLSRLILAGHEEEVIRDMVISFIMAGRDTTSAAMTWLFWLLSCHPDIEKEVVKETRLVMERMLDYDSLKELNLLKACLCESMRLYPPIAWDSKHAVVSDLLPDNTPVRAGDRVTYFPYGMGRMEALWGEDCFKFKPNRWFVESNDRRELQEVCPCKFPIFQAGPRVCLGKEMAFIQMKYVMASILDRFKIKPLSSASPVFVPLLTAHMAGGLEVLVQKRTQTTSINKQLN, via the coding sequence ATGGCCATGTGGGCTTATATAACAcgtttggaaaaaaattatcccCAAACAAGGTTATATAGTCATCATCCACCGTTTTCATTTTCTCTGCATGCTCAGATGGCAAATCCCATGTCTCTCTTTGTCCTGCAGGTCCTATCATTCTTGTTGTTGTATATATTGCTTCTCTACCTTTTCAACGTAATTCTGGGCAGATTTCGGCGTGTTCAAGACTTCTCCGGCCACAAGCCTCCGACGTATCCTATAATAGGATGTTTGATCTCATTCTACAAGAACCGGGGTCGTTTGCTGGATTGGTATACTGAACTGCTTGCAGAATCAGCTACCAACACAATTGTAGTGCACCGCCTTGGTGCACGAAGAACCATCGTGACAGCTAACCCCAAAAATGTCGAGTATATGCTCAAAACCAACTTCAACAACTTCCCTAAAGGGCAGCCCTTCACTGAAATTCTTGGGGACTTTCTTGGTTATGGTATATTCAACGTGGACGGGGAGCTTTGGCGCGCGCAACGCAAGTTCGCCAGCCATGAGTTTTCCGCGAAATCCTTACGAGAGTTCTTCATGATCACATTGGAGGAAGAAGTAGAGAAGGGGCTGCTGCCAATTTTGGAATCATTGGCGGTGACGGCAGAGGTGGTGGATTTGCAGGAGTTGCTGAGACGGTTTGCGTTCAACATGGTCCTTAAGGTTTCACTAGGGATTGATCGATGCTGTTTAGATCCTTCTCAACCAGTTCCGCCTCTTACAAGAGCTTTCGACAAGGCATCGGAGATATGCGCAAAACGAGGAGCTGCTCCCCTCTTCATAGTttggaagatgaagaaatggCTCGGGATTGGATCTGAGCGACAGCTTAAGAACGCGGTTGAAGAGGTTCATCGATATGTTTCTGAGATAATCATCAACAAGAAAAGGATGATTGAAGAGGGAGAGAGTCGCAGTGAAGACCTCCTCTCTCGGCTTATATTGGCCGGCCACGAAGAGGAGGTCATAAGAGACATGGTGATAAGCTTCATCATGGCAGGCAGGGATACAACCTCAGCCGCAATGACATGGCTATTCTGGTTGCTCTCTTGTCATCCAGATATAGAGAAGGAAGTGGTGAAAGAGACAAGACTTGTAATGGAAAGAATGTTGGATTATGACTCATTGAAGGAGTTAAATCTGTTGAAGGCATGCCTATGCGAGTCGATGAGGCTCTACCCACCCATAGCCTGGGACTCGAAGCATGCCGTAGTCAGTGACTTGTTGCCAGACAACACTCCCGTCCGGGCAGGAGACAGGGTGACCTACTTCCCCTACGGGATGGGAAGAATGGAAGCGCTATGGGGCGAGGACTGTTTCAAGTTCAAACCAAACCGGTGGTTTGTTGAGTCAAATGACAGGAGAGAACTCCAGGAGGTATGTCCTTGCAAATTCCCAATCTTTCAAGCTGGTCCCAGGGTGTGTCTTGGGAAAGAAATGGCCTTCATTCAGATGAAGTACGTTATGGCTTCCATTCTTGACCGGTTCAAGATTAAACCCCTAAGTTCAGCTAGCCCGGTCTTTGTCCCCCTCTTGACCGCTCACATGGCCGGCGGACTAGAGGTTTTGGTCCAAAAGAGGACTCAGACGACGAGCATAAACAAGCAATTAAATTAG
- the LOC118063335 gene encoding ATPase family AAA domain-containing protein FIGL1, with protein sequence MAGKEEPVPFSSPLLKPKMEDPPDSQICWRKQVDENLKRLHSLQFGADLALEKRDFSAAHLLSLRLLGFLDSHSLSDADEALTRTIRRDAVSKLDSARRSLALESDRRAFEQAGRGLGQVFSRKGDIDIEKIKQSKYFRALLQKYNIKLSNKLDDRKDRQEKLSCSTSKVMPQANLASLYGNNTSKANNGFHKSMLNPKSNISEDHMIIEKPHSHNNHPKGYSLSSFIKLQEEERGYGNAVGSKRSHVEISSPRNDSANSPTNNEENNTDGSGNGFVSARAKLEMDAKQKRGLAGSPSTSVSPQSDGTNRGYGARSYGFSRRGVRGNFIPPIKSNGGNTGNVTTRVAGKSDDASDDSAKRCLEMLCGPDGELPEKLRNLEPRLIEHISNEIMDRDPNVRWDDIAGLDHAKKCVTEMVIWPLLRPDIFKGCRSPGRGLLLFGPPGTGKTMIGKAIAGEAKATFFYISASSLTSKWIGEGEKLVRALFGVASCRQPAVIFVDEIDSLLSQRKSEGEHESSRRLKTQFLIEMEGFDSGSEQILLIGATNRPQELDEAARRRLTKRLYIPLPSLEARAWIVRNLLDKDGLFKLSKDEIDTICSLTEGYSGSDMKNLVKDASMGPLREALKQGIEITKLKKEDMRSVTLQDFEDALQEVRPSVSSNELGTYDEWNKQFGSLSL encoded by the exons atgGCGGGAAAAGAAGAGCCAGttccattttcttctcctcttctgaAACCGAAAATGGAAGATCCTCCAGACTCTCAGATTTGTTGGAGAAAACAAGTCGACGAGAACCTGAAGAGGCTCCACTCGCTCCAATTCGGCGCCGATTTAGCTCTCGAAAAGCGCGATTTCTCCGCGGCTCATTTGCTCTCTCTTCGCCTTCTCGGCTTCCTCGACTCGCATTCTCTTTCTGATGCCGATGAGGCTCTCACTCGGACAATACGCCGTGACGCCGTCTCAAAGCTCGACTCAGCTCGCCGATCCCTCGCTCTTGAATCTGATCG TCGAGCATTTGAGCAAGCAGGTAGAGGTCTTGGCCAGGTTTTTAGCAGAAAAGGAGATATTGACATTGAGAAGATCAAGCAGTCAAAGTACTTTCGTGCTCTTCTTCAGAAGTATAATATAAAGCTTTCAAATAAATTG GATGACAGAAAGGATAGGCAGGAAAAATTGAGCTGCAGTACATCAAAGGTTATGCCACAAGCAAATTTGGCATCCCTTTATGGAAACAACACCTCAAAAGCGAATAATGGCTTCCATAAGAGTATGTTGAACCCCAAAAGTAATATCTCTGAGGATCACATGATTATAGAAAAGCCCCACTCACATAACAACCATCCTAAAGGATACAGTCTTTCTAGTTTTATAAAACTTCAAGAGGAAGAAAGAGGTTATGGAAATGCTGTGGGGTCAAAACGTTCACATGTGGAAATCAGCAGCCCTAGAAATGACAGCGCAAATTCACCAACaaacaatgaagaaaataacACTGATGGTTCTGGCAATGGATTTGTTAGTGCAAGAGCTAAACTG GAAATGGATGCAAAGCAAAAACGTGGCCTGGCAGGATCACCAAGTACATCTGTCTCCCCACAAAGTGATGGCACAAACAGAGGTTATGGTGCAAGATCATATGGGTTTTCACGCCGTGGTGTTCGAGGTAATTTTATTCCACCCATAAAATCTAATGGGGGCAATACTGGAAATGTGACTACACGAGTTGCTGGAAAGAGTGATGATGCATCGGATGACTCGGCAAAGAGATG tttggaAATGCTATGCGGTCCTGATGGTGAACTTCCTGAAAAGTTGAGGAATTTGGAACCTCGTCTCATTGAGCATATTAGTAATGAGATTATGGATCGAGATCCTAATGTTCGGTGGGATGATATAG CTGGCCTGGATCATGCGAAAAAATGTGTGACTGAGATGGTTATATGGCCTTTGTTACGTCCTGATATATTTAAAGGGTGTCGTTCTCCTGGAAGAGGTCTTCTTCTCTTTGGTCCACCG GGAACAGGAAAAACAATGATAGGGAAAGCAATAGCTGGGGAGGCTAAAGCAACCTTTTTCTACATTTCTGCCAGTTCATTAACTAGCAAGTGG ATTGGGGAGGGTGAAAAGTTAGTGCGGGCGTTATTTGGTGTTGCCAGTTGTCGTCAGCCTGCTGTAATTTTTGTTGATGAAATAGACTCCCTTCTGTCTCAG CGAAAGTCAGAAGGTGAACATGAATCAAGTAGACGACTGAAAACACAGTTCCTCATTGAAATGGAAGGCTTTGACAGTGGTAGTGAGCAAATTCTACTTATAG GAGCGACAAATCGACCCCAAGAACTGGATGAAGCAGCACGTAGACGCCTTACTAAAAGGCTTTACATCCCCTTACCCTCGTTAG AAGCAAGAGCCTGGATTGTACGTAATCTCTTAGATAAGGATGGACTATTCAAGCTTtccaaggatgaaattgatacCATATGTAGCTTGACTGAAG gatATTCAGGATCAGACATGAAAAACTTAGTGAAGGATGCATCCATGGGTCCGCTAAGAGAAGCTCTCAAACAGGGCATAGAAATTACCAAGCTGAAAAAGGAGGATATGCGATCAGTTACTCTTCAG gattttgaagatgcattgcAAGAAGTGAGGCCCTCCGTTTCTTCGAATGAACTCGGTACGTATGATGAATGGAACAAACAATTTGGAAGTTTATCTCTCTAG